Genomic DNA from Rhodothermales bacterium:
CTCGGACGAGCATCGTCCAGAATCGGTACTGGCCCTCGGCGATGCGATCCGGGAAGCCGACGCAGTCCTGTTTGCCACTCCCGAGTACAATCACGTGATCCCGGGCGTGTTGGCCAATCTCCTGGATTGGGCCTCCCGGCCGCTTGGCGGTACCCCGCCGCTCCGGAACAAGCCGGTGGCCGTGATCGGCGCATCGCCCGGTTTGGTCGGCACGGCGCGGGCGCAGGATCACCTGAAGTTTGTGCTCATGACCATTGGCGCACGGCCCCTGGGCGGTGCAGGACTTCTTGTGGGCGGCGCGCTGTCCAAGTTTGAGGAGGGCAAACTCGTCGATCCCGAAACACGGCGCCGGCTACGCGAGCTCGTGGATCGTCTGATCCGTCAGGCCCAGGCCAGGCTGGAGGCGGCGTGATGCGTATTTCAGGCATCCATCACGTGACGGGGATTGCGGGGCCAGCGGCGAAGAATGTCGCTTTCTACACGCATGTGCTGGGGCTCAGGCTTGTCAAGCGAACCATTAATTTTGACGACCCCGGCACGTGGCACCTGTACTACGGCAGTGAGACCGGAGAGCCCGGCACCATCCTGACCTTCTTCCCCTACGAGCAGGCCAGGCAGGGAAGAGCGGGCAACGGCAATGTTGCTGAAACGTCGATCTCCGTTCAGGACGACGCGCTGGACACCTGGTTGGAACGCTTCGCCGAGGTGCGAGGCGCGGGACAACACGGACCGTTTGATTTCCGCCCGATCACGGAGCGATTCGGGGATCGGGTATTGCGTTTCCGCGATCCCAATGGATTGAATCTTGCGCTGGTCGGCCGATCATCCACACCGGCCCTGGGCTCGTTCGATGGCGTGACCCTGCAGGTATCTGAGACCGAACCGACGGCTCGCCTGCTTGAGGAGGTTTTGGGTCTTGAACGAGGCGCCGAGGAAGGCGCCCGGACGCGCTTTCTGACCGGGAATGGCAGTCGCGTTGATCTCGAAACCGGTACGGACCTTCCCCGCATGGGAGCGGGCACGATCCATCACGTGGCGTTTCGCGTGGCGAACGATGAGGAGCAGCTGGCCTGGCGGGAGCGCGTGATCTCGGCCGGCATCCCCGTTACCGAAGTGAAGGACCGCAACTACTTTCGAAGCATCTATTTCAGGGAGCCGGGTGGCGTGTTGTTCGAGATCGCCACGGACCCTCCTGGATTCACGGTGGACGAGTCCGTACAATCTCTCGGGCAAACGCTGAAACTGCCTGATTGGCTGGAGCCACACCGCTCCCGCATCGAGCAGCGACTCCCCTCCCTGGACAGCGTGCCTGCCTGATTACCGCCGTCCAGCCCCCCGGACTGCATGCTGACGACAGATTCGCTTCCACACAGGGCGAGCCCGATCAGGAGGTCGGGCCCGCCGGTGGCGGCTGCAGAAGCAGCCGTCATTCTATTGCATGGGCGTGGGGCGACGGCAGAGTCCATGTTCGAGTTCGAGCGCCTTCTGGACCTTGACGACAAGGTGGCCTGGATTGCGCCGCAGGCTGATCAAAACACCTGGTACCCCAATTCCTTCCTGGCACCGCTGAGCCACAATCAGCCATACCTGGCAGGGGCCCTTGCGCGCATCGACGAGGTCGTGGAAAGCGTGCTTGTGGAAGGCGTGGCCGCGGAGCGCATCGCCCTCCTGGGGTTCTCACAGGGCGCCTGCCTGGCGCTGGAGTACGCGGCGCGGTTCGGCAGAAACCTCGGCGCCGTAATCGCCCTGAGTGGCGGGCTCATCGGCACGGTGCAGAAGCGCGATGTCCGCCCGCCTGACGACAAAGAGTTTCAGTATCCGGGACGGCTCGACGGCGTGCCGTTCTTCCTTGGGTGCAGTGATGTTGATGCCCACATCCCGCTGGCCCGAGTGGAAAGGTCGGCTGCAGTCCTCAAGGACCTGGGGGCGGAGGTGGAGGCCAGAATCTATCCGGGGATGGGACACACGGTGAACGCCGACGAGATTCGCATGGCGCGGGATCTTCTGGCGCGTTGTTGTGCGAAGGGTGCGAACGGGTTACAATGAGGAAGCACGGCGTCCCCGGCCGTTCTTTCCCGTCTGAACCCAACCGACACCCGTCGCCATGAAACACTTGCCAGTGATCGGCCGGGTCCTGTTTTCAGTTCCATTCATCCTGATGGGGCTGAATCACCTGGTCAACGCATACCTGCTCACCAACGCGGTTCCTTCTTTCCTGCCCGCGGAGATGCTTGTGGTGAGAGCGACGGGAATATTGCTTCTGCTCGGTGGCCTCGCCATTCTGGCGGGCTATCGGGCTCACCTGGCAGCACTGATTCTGGGCATCTTCCTCATGATGACGGCCCTTCTGGTGCACCTTCCCGAGTACCTGGGCTCCGAAACGGCCGTCATGGGCATCAACCCGTTCCTGCACATGGTGAAGGATTTCGGGTTGGGAGGGGCTGCCTTCTTCCTCTACACGATCTGGGTCACCCAGCCGTCCAAGGCTGTGGTTGCCGGCACTGCTACCCCGGCTACGGCTTGATCAGATCCTGATGTCTCCCCGGCGCAGGGCCGTGACCGCGTGGTCCACGGCCCTCGCCGTGAGGGCCATGTAAGTGATCGATGGGTTCTGCACGGCGCTTGACGTCATGCAGGCACCGTCGGTGACGAACAGGTTCGGCACCTCGTGTGCCTGATTCCATCCGTTCAGCACGGACGTGCGCGGATCCCGACCCATGCGCGCGGTGCCCATTTCGTGTATGGCGAAGCCTTGTGGGTTGTCGTCGATGTAGTCCTCGGAAGAGACGTCGTCGAAGCCGCACGCGTTGAGCATTTCCTCAGCGGATGAGGCCATCTCGGAGCGCATCGCCCGTTCATTGGGTCCCCAGTCGGCATCCATGACCAGGACGGGCAGGCCCCATTGGTCCTCCTCACTGGAGAGGTAGACCCGGTTGGTGTGGTCCGGCAGACACTCGCCGTAGCCCCACAGCACCATGTGCCAGCGACCCGGAGTGCGCAGTCCGTGCTTGAATGCCTCTCCGACGCCGGCCTGCGACATGCCGCGGCCCCAATCGTCGCGGTACGAACTGCCCTGGTAGGCGTATCCTCGCACAAACTCGTCGGTTCGTGAAGCCGCATCCAGGTTTCGCCAGCGCGGGATGTAGATGCCGTTGGGCCGCACACCTTCATAGTAGGAGTCGGCGAAGTCGTCGGATGAGGCGTAGCCATGCACGCCCATGTGGTGATCCATCAGGTTGTGACCCAATTCTCCACTGCCGTTGGCGATGCCGTCCGGGAAACGGTTGGAGGTGGAGTTGAGCATGACCTGCGTCGACGCCAGAGCCGACGCGCAGAGAAAGACCACACCGCCATAAACCTCGCGCATCTGGCCGGTCTCCTTGTCCACGACGCGTACACCCGAGACACGGTCGCGCTCGGAGTCGTATATCAGACTGTGGACCAGGCTGTCGGCCTCCAGCGTCAGGTTGCCAGTGCGCATGGCGGCCGGAAGCGTGACACTGAGGCTCGAGAAGTAGGAGGCGCTGGAGCAGCCGCGCTCGCACGTTCCGCAGTAGTGACAGGCGGCCCGGCCGTTGAGAGGTTCGGTCAGCACCGCGCTGCGCCCGATGGTGAGCAGTCGCTCGGGAAACGCCTGGGAGATGCGCGCGCGGGCGTGCTTCTCCATGGCCGTCAGCTCCATCGGCTTCTGGAATACGCCGTCCGGCAGCTGCGGAAGGCCTTCTGCCTGGCCAGAGACTCCGACGAAGCGCTCCACGTAGTCGTACCAGGGGGCGATGTCGTTGTAGCGGATCGGCCAATCCACGCCGTGCCCATCCTTCAGATTGGCCTCGAAATCCAGGTCACTCCAGCGGTAGACCTGACGGGCCCAAAGCAGAGACCGGCCACCCACCTGATCGCCGCGGATCCATCGGTACGGGCGATCGGCGCGATAGGGGTTCTCCCTGTCATTGATGAAGAACTGTTTGGTGGCCTCCGAAAACAGGTACACGTCCTTGCCGACCGCGTATTCGGTCTCGGCCTCGATCTGGTTGACCCGGCCCCGAAGGGGAAGCTCCCAGGGACGCTTGTGCTCCGTGACGTAGTCGCGGATGTGTTCGATGCTGCGACCGCGCTCCAGAACCAGCGTCTTCAGGCCCTTCTCGCAAAGCTCCTTGGCGGCCCAGCCGCCTGTCATGCCGGAGCCGACCACGATGGCATCGTACTCATTGCGGGTGTGCACTGCCGTCATGCCCACGTCCTCCCTTCGAGAGGGATGTCGCCGCGATACTGTCCCATGGGCGTCGGTCGAAGCTCCTCCGACTCGGCGATCTGTGACGTGTAGTATCCCGCCACGACCAACTCCTTGACGCGTCTGTAGGCCTGAATGTCGCTGAAATCCGCCCCCATTTCCCGCGGCCCCGGATCCTGTTCGAAGGCCTGGGAGTCGAGAGTCACCAGGCTGGGCATGTCGATGAGACCCTGCTCATCTTCCAGGCGCCGCCGAAGCGGCGGCACTGCACTTCGAAATGCATTTAACTCTGGTGTCGGGTAGTATCCGACCAGCATGGCGTCTATGAACTCGTCGACGCCCGCGGCCAGGGCTCCCGCAGTGTCCGTTTGTGGAATGATGGCCTCCGCCAGCCGGCCCATAAATCGATATTCGTCCGTTGCCAGCGCGCGAGGCTGATAGCTCCCGCCACCGGCACGGCATCCCGCCAGCAGGCCTGCGGCCGTAGGGGCCGATATCGCTGCGCCAAGCAACAGCGAAATCCGGCGAAGTGCGTCTCTGCGATCCATTACGAAAGCTAGCGGCAGGTGCCGGCGGGGGCAAGGGCGCTGGCCGCAGGCGGGTGGGCGGGGGCGGTCCTCGGCGGCAGCGGCGGTTCTGGGCGGCGGTCCCCGGCGGCAGCGGCGGCGGTCCTCGCCGGCAGCGGCGGCGGTCCTCGCCGGCCGGCTCCAGCCTCGGCGACCGCGGCGGCGGCGGCGGTCACCGGCGGTCCTCGGCGGCCGCGGCGGCGGCGGCGGTCACCGGCGGTCCTCGGCGGCCGCGGCCCCAGCACCGGCAGCCGTCCTCGGCGGCTCCGGCCCCAGCACCAGCCTCGGCAACCGCGGCGGCAGCACCTGCCGTCTCCCACATGGAATACCACTGGCCGATTCCACCTAAGGCCCCATCGACACCCGAGCCGAGTCGAAAAGCACCACGCAATTCCATGTCGCGCCGGGCTGAGCTCCGCGCCGAGTGGAAGCGGGCCCGAGGATTCCACGTCCGGCCGGGTGCGGCAACCCACCAGGCCCACCCCGCATGCCGGCCGCTAGCGCCGACAACGCGCCCGGAAAGCGCCGCGAAAGCCCCTCACACGCCGGCCGCGCAAGACCGTCCCCAACCAGGCCCAGCCCGCATGCCCGCCGCTGGCGCCGACAACGCGCCCGCACAGAGCCGCGAGAGCCGCGAGAGCCGCGAGCGCCGCGAGAGCCCTCACCCGCCGGCCGCACAAGACCGCCCCCACCCCCAACCCGGAAAATCCAAAACCGCCGAGCGACCGGTCGCCTCGGGCCTCGTACCGTTCGGAAACCACGGTGGAGGCGGCTCAGCACCCGCGCCTAGATTCCGGCCATGGCACGTCTGGCGCTCTTGCTACTCGTTCTGCTGTCGACGACCGGCTGCTCGGACACCGCGTTCGATCCGTTCGACAACGACCAGAGGTACTTCACGATCTACGGGTTCCTCGACCAGCTTGAGGTGAACCACTCTGTCCGGGTGATCGCTGTCACACGGAATGCTGAGAACATCCTCACGCCCACGGAGGACAACCGCATCGACGCGCGAGTCTTCTCGACGGATCTGACCACGGGCGACGTTCGGGAATGGACGCATGACTTTCAGAGGCTGGAGGACGGCACCTACGGTCACGTTTTCCGATCGCGATTCATCGTGCAGCCAGGACGGCGTTACAGGCTTGAAGTGGTGCGACAGGACGAGAAGATGGCCTGGGCAGAAACCCAGGTTCCGACCATACCGGACGCAGCGCTGGTCCAGCGCAACGAGCCCGTTTTCAACGCGGACTCTACACAGGCAAACATGCGCCTCACCATTCCGCGCATCGCCTCGCCCTGGGACATCAACGCCATCTACCTGATGCACAACCAGAACAACGGCTCCAGACCTGGAGGGGGCGCGCTGCAGGCCTACATGCTGGTCCCCTACGGCCGTTCGGGATCACGCATGCCGGACGGCAGCTGGGAGGTGGTGTTCGACCTGACAAAGGACACGCGCGAAATCCGCCAGCGCGTAGCAGATTTTCGGGCCGCGGGCGCGTACGACAACACACCGGAGACGGCCACTGCGATGGGCATTCAGGTGCGCATCCTGGACCAGTGGTGGGATCCGCCCGAAGGCAACTTCGACCCGGAAGTCCTGGCCCAGCCGGGTACCATGAGCAACGTGGTCCAGGGATATGGACTGTGGGGGTCCATCGGCATCTATCGGCAGGAGTGGGCCGTTCCGCGCGAACTCGCCCGTGCCCTGGGATATGAGTGGTAGCGTGCGGTAAGCGGCTGCACGTTTAGGCATCTCCCTGATTGCCGGAGCCCGAGGAACGACCATATGTTGATCCATCCGCGCTGCCGCCCGCCACCGATCCGTTGCCGGTTGCCCCTCGAACCGCCACGCCGCGCTGGAACAAGACGGACCCCATCGGCGGGCCGAGCGCTCCCTCAACACCGAATCTCACAGAACATGTCGTCGCGACTACTACTTACCGCTTTCCTCCTCCTCGGCCTGACCGCCTGCCAGGGCGCTGATGACGCCGATACGTCGGCCGAGGCGCCGGCCACTGAAGAAGCCGCTCCGGCGGAAGCACCCACGCCACAGATTGCCCTCAACCTTTCCGGAGAGGGTCTGCAGGTCGTCGTCCTGCAGAACGCCAGCACGCGGGACATCAACTTCGGGGCCAGCAGCTCTCAGCTGTTGACCGTCGTGGAAACCAACTTCGGGCCGGCTGCGGAGGACATGATGAATGACGAGTGTGGTCTCCGGGTGATGCGTTGGGATTCGGGCCTGACACTCTATTTCTCCGATGACGCATTCGCGGGATGGTCCGCCCGGGACACGGACGGCTCCCTGACGACCATGGCCGGCATTGGCCCCGGCTCAACCCGAGCGGAACTGAGCGATGCACTCGCTGCCGAATTCCAGGACAGCAGCGTCGGCCCCATGTTCATGGCCGGAGGCCTGAATGGCACGCTGACCGGCGACACCGATGAGGATACCGTCGACGTCCTCTTCGCCGGTTCGACCTGCGTCGCCACCTGATGTCGTAGCGGTCAGCCCGCCCGCGCGCACAGGCCGCGGGCGGGCGACCGGTTACCCTAGTCCAAGGGCCAGGCCACCCTGATAGATGGCCAGCGAAAAGAGATAGGCCAGCCCGAACATGTAGACCCACATGACGACGGGCCAGAACCAGGAGTTCAGCTCCCTTCTGGCGATGGCCAATGTGCTCATGCACTGGAGCGCAAACACAAAAAAGACCATCAGACTGACGGCCACCAGCGGTGTAAAGACCGGCGTGCCGTCGGGATAGGTGTCCGCCTTGATGGCGTCTCGTAGGGCCAGGCTTTCTTCGTCCGCATCGGCCCCCGCACTGTAGATGGTCGCGAGCGCACTCACGATGACTTCCCGGGCCGCAAAGGAAGCCACGATGCCGGCCGAAATCTTCCAGTCGAAGCCCAGTGGAGCCATGACGGGCTCGAGCGCCCGGCCAAACCGGCCGATGTACGACTGACTGGTGCGCCAGGCGGAAGCTTCGTTCTGCAGAGTCTCCACCTGCTCGGCCGTGGTCGCCGCCGCCATCCTGGCCTCGAGATCTGCGGGCAAGTCAGATTTCGGGTATGCAGCCAGTATCCAGAGCAGGATGCTCAAGCCGAAAATGATGCGTCCGGCACGCACCACGAAGACTTTGGAGCGGTCTACCATGCGGCGCAACACCATCTTGATCTGAGGCAGACGGTATGGTGGCAGCTCCATGACAAAGCTGGAGCCCTCGCCCTTGAAGACGAACCTGCTCAGCACCCAGGCCGCTACGAATGCCATGCCGGTGCCCAGGAAGTAGAGCGACGTCATGGCCAGACTTTGATAGCCGATCACACCGAAATAGGTACCGGCAGGAATAAAGGCACCGATGAACAAGACGTACACCGGGAGCCTCGCCGAGCAGCCCTGAAGCGGCACCACCATGATCGTAATGATGCGATCGCGCTCCTCAGGTAGCGTCCGGGCTGCCATTATGCCGGGCACGGCGCACGCGTATGCGGAAAGCATGGGGACCACTGACGCGCCGCTGAGCCCGAACCGGCGCATCGCCCGATCCATGATAAACGCGCTTCTCGCCATATATCCCGTGTCTTCCATTAGCCCGAGGAAGAAGAACAGGATCAGGATCTGGGGGAGAAAGATGATGACGTTGCCCACACCTGTAAGCGCACCCTCCACCATCACGTCTTCGAGGATGCCGTCCGGCATGACCGCCCGAATCCCCGCGCCGGTTTCGTTGACTGCCCACTCGATGAAGTCCATGGCCGGCACGGCCCAGGTAAACACGGCCTGGAAAATCACGACAAGCAGCGCGGCAAACAGGACCGGCCCCCAAATGCGGTGGATCAGTACCGCATCCAGCTTGTCGGACAGGGACCGCTCACCCACCTTCTTCCTGGTAGTGATGACACGATGAGCCAGTGGAGAAACCCAACCGTAGCGCCCCATGGTCTCCGCCATCTGGTAGGGCACCGAGTAGGCATTCATCCGGTGCCGCGCATCCTGCACGGCTGCATGGAATTCCGGCGCTCGTTCCTGCCACGTTTCCAGCAGCACGTCGCTCACCAGGGCCGCGAACACCTCGAAGCGGCGGCGGCGGTCGGACAGCTCCGGCCGCTCGGCGGACAGCACCGCGCTCAGTTTCGCCACCTCCTCTTCAACATCCTCCCGGACAGGCCAGTCGATGGGCGGCGCGACGACGGCGCGCTCCAGGGCGGCCTCGCGTACGTCGGCGATGCCCCGCCCCAGTCGGGCAGCCAGGGGAATCACCGGAATACCGAGCGCTTCAGACAGCGCTGCGATGTCAATTTCGATGCCCGCTGCCTCGGCCGCATCGGTCATGTTGAGGGCCAGCACGCACGGCAAACCCAGGTCCAGCACCTGCGTCACCAGGTACAGATTGCGCTCCAGATTGGTCGCGTCCACAACGCAGACCACAGCATCCGGAGGAGCCTCCCCGGGCATCGCTCCGACCAGGACATCATGGGCGATGCGCTCGTCAATGGATCGGGGGTTCAGACTGTAGCAGCCTGGTAGATCAATGATCTCGACGGGCTGCCCCCCCTGTCCAGAATCCTTGAGGCGTCCCGACTTGCGCTCTACGGTGACCCCCGGATAGTTCGCGACCTTCTGGTTGGCGCCCGTGAGCGCGTT
This window encodes:
- a CDS encoding NAD(P)H-dependent oxidoreductase, with translation MTILTISGSLRDGSFNTALLDAAAEELGHEARFTRFDPGSLPLYNGDLDSDEHRPESVLALGDAIREADAVLFATPEYNHVIPGVLANLLDWASRPLGGTPPLRNKPVAVIGASPGLVGTARAQDHLKFVLMTIGARPLGGAGLLVGGALSKFEEGKLVDPETRRRLRELVDRLIRQAQARLEAA
- a CDS encoding ring-cleaving dioxygenase codes for the protein MRISGIHHVTGIAGPAAKNVAFYTHVLGLRLVKRTINFDDPGTWHLYYGSETGEPGTILTFFPYEQARQGRAGNGNVAETSISVQDDALDTWLERFAEVRGAGQHGPFDFRPITERFGDRVLRFRDPNGLNLALVGRSSTPALGSFDGVTLQVSETEPTARLLEEVLGLERGAEEGARTRFLTGNGSRVDLETGTDLPRMGAGTIHHVAFRVANDEEQLAWRERVISAGIPVTEVKDRNYFRSIYFREPGGVLFEIATDPPGFTVDESVQSLGQTLKLPDWLEPHRSRIEQRLPSLDSVPA
- a CDS encoding dienelactone hydrolase family protein is translated as MLTTDSLPHRASPIRRSGPPVAAAEAAVILLHGRGATAESMFEFERLLDLDDKVAWIAPQADQNTWYPNSFLAPLSHNQPYLAGALARIDEVVESVLVEGVAAERIALLGFSQGACLALEYAARFGRNLGAVIALSGGLIGTVQKRDVRPPDDKEFQYPGRLDGVPFFLGCSDVDAHIPLARVERSAAVLKDLGAEVEARIYPGMGHTVNADEIRMARDLLARCCAKGANGLQ
- a CDS encoding DoxX family membrane protein encodes the protein MKHLPVIGRVLFSVPFILMGLNHLVNAYLLTNAVPSFLPAEMLVVRATGILLLLGGLAILAGYRAHLAALILGIFLMMTALLVHLPEYLGSETAVMGINPFLHMVKDFGLGGAAFFLYTIWVTQPSKAVVAGTATPATA
- a CDS encoding GMC family oxidoreductase, producing the protein MTAVHTRNEYDAIVVGSGMTGGWAAKELCEKGLKTLVLERGRSIEHIRDYVTEHKRPWELPLRGRVNQIEAETEYAVGKDVYLFSEATKQFFINDRENPYRADRPYRWIRGDQVGGRSLLWARQVYRWSDLDFEANLKDGHGVDWPIRYNDIAPWYDYVERFVGVSGQAEGLPQLPDGVFQKPMELTAMEKHARARISQAFPERLLTIGRSAVLTEPLNGRAACHYCGTCERGCSSASYFSSLSVTLPAAMRTGNLTLEADSLVHSLIYDSERDRVSGVRVVDKETGQMREVYGGVVFLCASALASTQVMLNSTSNRFPDGIANGSGELGHNLMDHHMGVHGYASSDDFADSYYEGVRPNGIYIPRWRNLDAASRTDEFVRGYAYQGSSYRDDWGRGMSQAGVGEAFKHGLRTPGRWHMVLWGYGECLPDHTNRVYLSSEEDQWGLPVLVMDADWGPNERAMRSEMASSAEEMLNACGFDDVSSEDYIDDNPQGFAIHEMGTARMGRDPRTSVLNGWNQAHEVPNLFVTDGACMTSSAVQNPSITYMALTARAVDHAVTALRRGDIRI
- a CDS encoding gluconate 2-dehydrogenase subunit 3 family protein yields the protein MDRRDALRRISLLLGAAISAPTAAGLLAGCRAGGGSYQPRALATDEYRFMGRLAEAIIPQTDTAGALAAGVDEFIDAMLVGYYPTPELNAFRSAVPPLRRRLEDEQGLIDMPSLVTLDSQAFEQDPGPREMGADFSDIQAYRRVKELVVAGYYTSQIAESEELRPTPMGQYRGDIPLEGRTWA
- a CDS encoding DUF4249 family protein is translated as MARLALLLLVLLSTTGCSDTAFDPFDNDQRYFTIYGFLDQLEVNHSVRVIAVTRNAENILTPTEDNRIDARVFSTDLTTGDVREWTHDFQRLEDGTYGHVFRSRFIVQPGRRYRLEVVRQDEKMAWAETQVPTIPDAALVQRNEPVFNADSTQANMRLTIPRIASPWDINAIYLMHNQNNGSRPGGGALQAYMLVPYGRSGSRMPDGSWEVVFDLTKDTREIRQRVADFRAAGAYDNTPETATAMGIQVRILDQWWDPPEGNFDPEVLAQPGTMSNVVQGYGLWGSIGIYRQEWAVPRELARALGYEW
- the feoB gene encoding ferrous iron transport protein B codes for the protein MMQAVAVRKIALAGNPNVGKTVLFNALTGANQKVANYPGVTVERKSGRLKDSGQGGQPVEIIDLPGCYSLNPRSIDERIAHDVLVGAMPGEAPPDAVVCVVDATNLERNLYLVTQVLDLGLPCVLALNMTDAAEAAGIEIDIAALSEALGIPVIPLAARLGRGIADVREAALERAVVAPPIDWPVREDVEEEVAKLSAVLSAERPELSDRRRRFEVFAALVSDVLLETWQERAPEFHAAVQDARHRMNAYSVPYQMAETMGRYGWVSPLAHRVITTRKKVGERSLSDKLDAVLIHRIWGPVLFAALLVVIFQAVFTWAVPAMDFIEWAVNETGAGIRAVMPDGILEDVMVEGALTGVGNVIIFLPQILILFFFLGLMEDTGYMARSAFIMDRAMRRFGLSGASVVPMLSAYACAVPGIMAARTLPEERDRIITIMVVPLQGCSARLPVYVLFIGAFIPAGTYFGVIGYQSLAMTSLYFLGTGMAFVAAWVLSRFVFKGEGSSFVMELPPYRLPQIKMVLRRMVDRSKVFVVRAGRIIFGLSILLWILAAYPKSDLPADLEARMAAATTAEQVETLQNEASAWRTSQSYIGRFGRALEPVMAPLGFDWKISAGIVASFAAREVIVSALATIYSAGADADEESLALRDAIKADTYPDGTPVFTPLVAVSLMVFFVFALQCMSTLAIARRELNSWFWPVVMWVYMFGLAYLFSLAIYQGGLALGLG